The nucleotide sequence TCCGCACGCCGCCCGAAACCTTCCCCGCCTGCATCGACCTGATCAAGTCGCAGCCCGAATACGATGGCCGTCCGATCGAGGTGTTCTTCGCGCTCGAAATGCTGAACGTGGGCGCACATCATGAAGTGATGGATGATCCGCGCGCGCCGGGAACGCGCGATGCGCAGAAGATCATCGACCAGATCGGCTGGCTGAAGGACCTCGGCATTACCGAGACCATCGTGCCGCTGCCGCCGGGGATTACCGACAAGTCGGAATATATCGAACGGCTGCGCTGGGTGGCCGAAGAGATCATGCCCAAGGTCTGATTTTCACAAGCATTCTGGACGGCCACGGCGGAGGAAATCGCCGGGCCTCCGCCATGGAAGAGGATCACCACGCATGAACAGGTTTGACGGAAAGGTCGCCTTCGTGACCGGCGGCGCGGGCGGCATCGGCAAGGCCGTGGTCGAGCGCCTGATCGACGAAGGCGCGCGCGTTGCGGTGACCGATATTGTCGGCGATGCGGCCAAGGAGGTTGCTGCTGCTTATGGCGACAAGGCGGCTGGTTTTGCGCTTGATATCGGCGACGAAGACGCGGTCAAAGCCGCCATCGATGGCACCATTGCCGCGTTCGGGCGGCTCGATGTGCTGGTCAACAATGCCGCGCTGACCGACATGGCCACGATGATGGGCGATACCAACGCCGTGACCATTGCCAACGATGTGTGGGAGCGCACGCTGCACGTCAACGCCACCGGCTACCTATACTGCTGCCGTCACGCCATTCCGCATATCGCAGCCGCTGGCGGCGGGGCCATCGTCAATCTGGCTTCGGGGTCAGGGATGCTGGGCGATTCCGCGCGGATTGCTTATGGCACGTCAAAGGCGGCGGTCATTTCGATGACGCGCTACATGGCGACGCAGCACGGCGCGCAGAAGATCCGCTGCAACGCGATTGCGCCCGGCCCGATTGTCACGCCGCATTCGCGCAGCGTGGCGGGCAAGGAATTTGATATTATCGCCCGGCATATGCCGATGGGGGAACTGGGCGAACCGGCTGATATCGCCGCGCTGGTGGCGTTCCTGGGCTCAGCGGAATCGCGCTATATCAACGGACAGGTCATTGTGATCGATGGCGGCATGTCGGCGCATCATGCCCATGTAATGGACATGATGGATTACGCCTCCGGGCAACAGGGGTGAGCGTGGGCACAGCCACGGCGCGCGGTTATCCGGCGCGGGAGGAGCGGCTTCCAACCGACCTTGCGGCGGTGGATGCCGCTTGGCTCCAGAGCGTGCTGCGCCACCGCTATCCAGACATCGCGATCACCGCGATGGAGGTGGTGGAGATCATCCAGGGCCACACCACCAAAGTGCGCGTGGCCATTGCCGGGCCTGATCCGGCGGTGCTGCCGGGGCGGTTGTGCCTCAAGTCCAACTGGTCGGGCAGTCCGCTGAGCGGCGAAGCCAATGTCAACGAAGCGCGGTTCTACAAGGACTTGTGCGAGGGGCTGCAATTGCCCGCGCCGCACTGCTTCTATGCCGATTGGGACGATGACGCAGGCGGCAAGCAGGGCTTGCTGGTGCTGGAAGACATGGAAGGGTGGGACGGCAAGTTCGGCACTTCGGCCGAGCCGATCACCATCGATCAGGCGATGCACGGCGTGGCGGCGCTGGCCACGCTTCATGCCAGCACATGGGCCGATCCCCGGCTGGACGCGGCGGGATGGCTGCAGCGCGCGATGGCGCCGGATCATGCGGGCGACGATTATTGGGCGATGATGGCCGAGCACTACGACAAGGTGAATCGCCTGCCCGAACGGGTGGCGATGTTCCCGGCGTGGTATGCCGATAACCCGCAGCAGCTGCGCGAGGCGTGGTTGCAACTGTGCGCGCACGACATGGCCGATACGTCGCCACTGTGCCTCGTCCACGGTGATGCGCATCTCGGCAACAGCTATGGCCTGGGCGACGGCGGACGGCTGTTCCTCGATTGGCAGATCGTGCGCAAGGGCCATCCGTGGCGCGACTACAGCTACTTCGTGGCAGGTTCGATCACGATTGCCGACCGCCGCGTGGGTGAGCGCGATCTGCTCAAGCACTATCTGGCAGTGATGGCGCAGCACGGCATCGTGATCGATTTCGA is from Novosphingobium sp. MMS21-SN21R and encodes:
- a CDS encoding SDR family NAD(P)-dependent oxidoreductase, coding for MNRFDGKVAFVTGGAGGIGKAVVERLIDEGARVAVTDIVGDAAKEVAAAYGDKAAGFALDIGDEDAVKAAIDGTIAAFGRLDVLVNNAALTDMATMMGDTNAVTIANDVWERTLHVNATGYLYCCRHAIPHIAAAGGGAIVNLASGSGMLGDSARIAYGTSKAAVISMTRYMATQHGAQKIRCNAIAPGPIVTPHSRSVAGKEFDIIARHMPMGELGEPADIAALVAFLGSAESRYINGQVIVIDGGMSAHHAHVMDMMDYASGQQG
- a CDS encoding phosphotransferase, translated to MGTATARGYPAREERLPTDLAAVDAAWLQSVLRHRYPDIAITAMEVVEIIQGHTTKVRVAIAGPDPAVLPGRLCLKSNWSGSPLSGEANVNEARFYKDLCEGLQLPAPHCFYADWDDDAGGKQGLLVLEDMEGWDGKFGTSAEPITIDQAMHGVAALATLHASTWADPRLDAAGWLQRAMAPDHAGDDYWAMMAEHYDKVNRLPERVAMFPAWYADNPQQLREAWLQLCAHDMADTSPLCLVHGDAHLGNSYGLGDGGRLFLDWQIVRKGHPWRDYSYFVAGSITIADRRVGERDLLKHYLAVMAQHGIVIDFDTAWTEYRRWIVWGLVSWQSNINPKEATLPSLERFCVAAKDLKIDELYDV